Proteins from one Triticum aestivum cultivar Chinese Spring chromosome 7A, IWGSC CS RefSeq v2.1, whole genome shotgun sequence genomic window:
- the LOC123151817 gene encoding uncharacterized protein isoform X1: MRKEEKDQKKGKGAVGRRREDEYLDGDDNQEDEPTHKGTDAGHQNDDSSSCTTSRCDGYRFGSLHGRAECYYLDV; the protein is encoded by the exons ATGAGGAAGGAGGAGAAAGACCAGAAGAAGGGCAAGGGAG CAGTAGGACGACGACGAGAGGACGAGTACCTCGACGGCGACGACAACCAGGAGGATGAACCCACCCACAAGGGCACCGACGCCGGCCATCAGAACGACGACTCTTCGTCCTGCACCACCTCACGCTGCGACGGCTACAG GTTTGGTTCACTTCATGGAAGGGCAGAATGCTACTATTTAGATGTTTGA
- the LOC123151817 gene encoding uncharacterized protein isoform X2: MRKEEKDQKKGKGVGRRREDEYLDGDDNQEDEPTHKGTDAGHQNDDSSSCTTSRCDGYRFGSLHGRAECYYLDV, encoded by the exons ATGAGGAAGGAGGAGAAAGACCAGAAGAAGGGCAAGGGAG TAGGACGACGACGAGAGGACGAGTACCTCGACGGCGACGACAACCAGGAGGATGAACCCACCCACAAGGGCACCGACGCCGGCCATCAGAACGACGACTCTTCGTCCTGCACCACCTCACGCTGCGACGGCTACAG GTTTGGTTCACTTCATGGAAGGGCAGAATGCTACTATTTAGATGTTTGA